A window of the Streptomyces sp. Ag109_O5-10 genome harbors these coding sequences:
- a CDS encoding glycoside hydrolase family 10 protein, with translation MARVSRRAFASAALAVLASAAPGVAAPAGRPPRRAVTEMRGMWLATVSNRDWPSRTGLSASAQRKELTTLLDKAVDHRLNAVMFQVRPTADAFWPSPYEPWSQYLTGTQGKDPGWDPLGTAVKEAHARGLQLHAWFNPYRIANHTDPGKLVASHPARKHPDWVVRYGGRLYYNPGIPAVRAFVEQAILDAVAKYPVDAVHFDDYFYPYPVAGQTFDDDDAYDTHGGDFSSRAAWRRDNIDKLVTETAAGVKKLRPGTRFGISPFAVWRNAATDSRGSDTKAGVETYDDLYADTRKWVQKNWIDYIVPQVYWQIGNSAADYAKVVDWWAGVAKGSGTRLHIGEALYQAGADGAAAAWQDPAELSRHLTLAGRYPQVGGHVYFAAKEVAADRIGALARVVADHYQQPATPPS, from the coding sequence ATGGCACGAGTGTCTCGCAGGGCGTTCGCGTCGGCGGCCCTGGCCGTGCTGGCCTCGGCCGCACCCGGCGTGGCCGCGCCGGCGGGACGGCCGCCCCGCCGGGCCGTCACCGAGATGCGCGGCATGTGGCTCGCGACCGTCTCCAACCGCGACTGGCCCTCCCGCACCGGACTGTCGGCGTCCGCCCAGCGCAAGGAGCTGACCACCCTCCTCGACAAGGCCGTCGACCACCGGCTCAACGCCGTGATGTTCCAGGTACGGCCCACCGCCGACGCGTTCTGGCCCTCGCCGTACGAGCCCTGGTCGCAGTACCTGACCGGCACCCAGGGCAAGGACCCCGGCTGGGACCCGCTGGGCACCGCGGTCAAGGAGGCCCACGCCCGGGGCCTGCAGCTGCACGCCTGGTTCAACCCGTACCGGATCGCCAACCACACCGACCCCGGCAAGCTGGTCGCCTCCCACCCGGCCCGCAAGCACCCGGACTGGGTCGTGCGGTACGGCGGCAGGCTCTACTACAACCCGGGCATCCCGGCCGTCCGCGCCTTCGTGGAGCAGGCGATCCTCGACGCGGTCGCCAAGTACCCGGTGGACGCGGTCCACTTCGACGACTACTTCTACCCGTACCCGGTAGCGGGCCAGACCTTCGACGACGACGACGCGTACGACACCCACGGCGGCGACTTCTCGTCCCGGGCGGCCTGGCGGCGGGACAACATCGACAAGCTCGTCACCGAGACCGCCGCCGGGGTGAAGAAGCTGCGGCCCGGCACCCGGTTCGGGATCAGCCCGTTCGCCGTGTGGCGCAACGCCGCCACGGACTCCCGCGGCTCCGACACCAAGGCGGGCGTCGAGACGTACGACGACCTGTACGCGGACACCCGGAAATGGGTGCAGAAGAACTGGATCGACTACATCGTTCCGCAGGTGTACTGGCAGATCGGCAACTCCGCCGCCGACTACGCCAAGGTCGTCGACTGGTGGGCGGGCGTGGCCAAGGGGTCCGGGACCCGGCTCCACATCGGCGAGGCGCTCTACCAGGCGGGCGCCGACGGTGCCGCAGCGGCCTGGCAGGACCCGGCCGAGCTGTCCCGGCACCTCACCCTGGCCGGCAGGTACCCGCAGGTCGGCGGCCACGTGTACTTCGCGGCCAAGGAGGTGGCCGCCGACAGGATCGGCGCGCTCGCCCGGGTGGTCGCCGACCACTACCAGCAGCCGGCGACCCCACCGAGCTGA
- a CDS encoding transcriptional regulator, with the protein MQPNSLLDAILDEAGISHAGLAAHVNQAGRARGLSLRYEHTAVARWLKGQRPRGQVPDLICEVLAARLHRPVTLDDIGLGVPGEPSVPHATSLSGFVERATALWRSDEQQRPHILGAPAVTGTPAVMPVWEWENPPEDVDVSRGGRHRVTPADLEMLRAARAHYEQMYRKAGGMATRTRIVGFLNAEAAPLLRGSYTDATGRQLHRATGGLVAIAGICAYDSDAHGLAQRYFHQALRLSKASGDRGLGAYVIALLVNQALFMREFRQAVAFAEAALRTAGKHITPALASDLYAMQAKAYAHLGDGTSALSCIRRAESAAERIRRGHEPDETGYVQPGLVNVQVAEALLSLGELAAAREHAAAAVDNPAHDRGRVHRLAMLSTIELRQGDAENAVATAVQMAEQARGMESQRLRDRLRAVREHLVRSGGAGTAEAAELIDGALRVPLQVR; encoded by the coding sequence ATGCAGCCCAATTCTCTGCTCGACGCGATCCTGGACGAGGCGGGGATCTCGCACGCCGGTCTCGCCGCCCACGTCAACCAGGCGGGCCGGGCCCGTGGACTCTCGCTGCGCTACGAACACACCGCCGTCGCCCGGTGGCTGAAGGGCCAGCGGCCGCGCGGCCAGGTGCCCGACCTGATCTGCGAGGTGCTCGCGGCCCGGCTGCACCGGCCGGTCACCCTCGACGACATCGGCCTCGGCGTCCCCGGCGAGCCCAGCGTTCCGCACGCCACCTCGCTCTCCGGTTTCGTCGAACGGGCCACCGCCCTGTGGCGCTCCGACGAACAGCAGCGCCCGCACATACTCGGCGCCCCCGCCGTCACCGGCACGCCCGCCGTGATGCCGGTGTGGGAGTGGGAGAACCCCCCGGAGGACGTCGACGTCTCGCGGGGCGGGCGGCACCGGGTCACCCCGGCCGACCTGGAGATGCTGCGCGCCGCCCGGGCACACTACGAGCAGATGTACCGCAAGGCCGGCGGCATGGCCACCCGCACCCGGATCGTCGGCTTCCTCAACGCCGAGGCGGCGCCGCTGCTGCGCGGCAGCTACACGGATGCCACGGGCCGTCAACTGCACCGTGCCACCGGGGGACTGGTGGCGATCGCCGGCATCTGCGCCTACGACTCCGACGCCCACGGCCTCGCCCAGCGCTACTTCCACCAGGCGCTGCGCCTCTCCAAGGCCAGCGGCGACCGGGGACTCGGCGCGTACGTCATCGCGCTCCTGGTCAACCAGGCGCTGTTCATGCGGGAGTTCCGGCAGGCCGTCGCCTTCGCGGAGGCCGCGCTGCGCACCGCGGGCAAGCACATCACTCCCGCCCTCGCCTCCGACCTCTACGCGATGCAGGCGAAGGCGTACGCCCACCTCGGCGACGGCACGAGCGCGCTGTCCTGCATCCGGCGGGCCGAGTCGGCCGCCGAACGCATCCGGCGCGGCCACGAACCCGACGAGACCGGCTATGTCCAGCCCGGCCTGGTCAACGTACAGGTGGCCGAGGCGCTGCTCAGCCTCGGCGAGCTCGCCGCCGCCCGGGAGCATGCGGCGGCCGCCGTCGACAACCCCGCCCACGACCGGGGGCGGGTGCACCGGCTCGCCATGCTGAGCACCATCGAACTGCGCCAGGGAGACGCCGAGAACGCGGTGGCCACGGCCGTGCAGATGGCCGAGCAGGCCCGCGGGATGGAGTCGCAGCGCCTGCGCGACAGACTCCGCGCGGTACGCGAGCACCTGGTGCGCAGCGGCGGTGCCGGAACCGCCGAGGCCGCCGAGCTGATCGACGGTGCACTGCGCGTACCGCTCCAGGTGCGGTAG
- a CDS encoding DMT family transporter yields the protein MRAESSATNPTSIAVGTPPADAPPPSPAPSPAAGSAHRLGTLQAALGVVAFSLTFPATAWGLEGFGPWALVAVRSVLAAAMAGCCLLFLRVRLPERRHWAGLAVVAAGVVLGFPLLTTLALETSTTSHAAVVVGLLPLTTALFSALRTGIRPSRTFWAAALAGAVAVLAFTVAQSGGALTAADGCLFAALVVCAAGYTEGGRLARIMPGWQVIGWALVGCLPLTVPAAVVALSYEPVVWNAHGVAGVLWVAAGSQFLGLVVWYRGMAAVGIPKASQLQLAQPLLTLVWSVLLLGEHLTAAAPLTAAAVLVCIAVTQRSRS from the coding sequence ATGAGAGCAGAGAGTAGCGCTACCAACCCGACTTCGATAGCGGTCGGCACGCCACCGGCCGACGCCCCGCCTCCTTCCCCGGCCCCTTCCCCCGCCGCCGGCTCCGCCCACCGGCTCGGCACTCTCCAGGCCGCGCTCGGCGTCGTCGCCTTCTCCCTCACCTTCCCGGCCACGGCCTGGGGCCTGGAGGGCTTCGGGCCGTGGGCGCTGGTGGCGGTGCGGAGCGTGCTCGCGGCGGCCATGGCGGGCTGCTGCCTGCTGTTCCTGCGGGTCCGGCTGCCCGAGCGGCGGCACTGGGCGGGGCTGGCGGTCGTGGCGGCCGGGGTCGTGCTCGGTTTCCCGCTGCTGACCACGCTCGCCCTGGAGACCTCGACCACCTCGCACGCGGCCGTCGTGGTGGGCCTGCTCCCGCTGACCACCGCCCTCTTCTCGGCCCTGCGCACGGGCATCCGCCCGTCCCGTACCTTCTGGGCGGCGGCCCTGGCGGGGGCGGTGGCCGTGCTGGCGTTCACGGTCGCGCAGAGCGGCGGTGCGCTCACCGCGGCCGACGGCTGTCTGTTCGCGGCCCTCGTGGTGTGCGCGGCCGGGTACACCGAGGGCGGCCGGCTGGCCCGGATCATGCCGGGCTGGCAGGTCATCGGCTGGGCGCTGGTGGGCTGCCTGCCGCTGACCGTGCCGGCCGCCGTGGTCGCGCTGTCGTACGAGCCGGTGGTCTGGAACGCGCACGGAGTGGCCGGGGTGCTGTGGGTGGCGGCGGGTTCGCAGTTCCTCGGTCTGGTGGTCTGGTACCGGGGGATGGCGGCCGTCGGCATTCCGAAGGCCAGCCAGTTGCAGTTGGCCCAGCCGCTGCTCACACTGGTGTGGTCGGTGCTGCTGCTGGGCGAGCACCTCACCGCGGCCGCTCCACTCACGGCCGCCGCCGTGCTCGTGTGCATCGCCGTCACCCAACGATCGCGATCGTGA
- a CDS encoding 3-hydroxybutyryl-CoA dehydrogenase, translating into MTDIEKVGVVGCGQMGAGIAEVAARAGLDVKVAETTGEALEIGRTRLHSSLAKAAERGKISEEERDATLARLSFTTDLGEFADRDLVIEAVVENEQVKTEIFQVLDQVVTRPDAILASNTSSIPLVKLAVATSRPDHVIGIHFFNPAPVQQLVELIPALTTSEGTLSRAQMFAEKVLGKHAIRAQDRSGFVVNALLVPYLLSSIRMFESGIASREDIDNGMEMGCAHPMGPLKLSDLIGLDTIVSIANSMYAEYKEPLYAAPPLLQRMVEAGRLGRKTGSGFYTYG; encoded by the coding sequence GTGACCGACATCGAGAAGGTCGGAGTCGTGGGCTGCGGCCAGATGGGAGCGGGCATCGCCGAGGTCGCCGCCCGCGCCGGTCTGGACGTGAAGGTCGCCGAGACCACCGGCGAGGCCCTGGAGATCGGCCGCACCCGGCTGCACAGCTCCCTGGCCAAGGCCGCTGAACGCGGCAAGATCAGCGAGGAGGAGCGGGACGCCACGCTCGCCCGGCTGAGCTTCACCACGGACCTCGGCGAGTTCGCCGACCGTGACCTGGTGATCGAGGCCGTGGTCGAGAACGAGCAGGTGAAGACGGAGATCTTCCAGGTGCTCGACCAGGTGGTGACCCGTCCGGACGCGATCCTGGCGTCCAACACCTCCTCGATCCCGCTGGTCAAGCTGGCGGTCGCGACCTCCCGTCCCGACCACGTGATCGGCATCCACTTCTTCAACCCGGCCCCGGTGCAGCAGCTGGTCGAGCTGATCCCTGCGCTCACCACGTCCGAGGGCACCCTCAGCCGCGCCCAGATGTTCGCCGAGAAGGTGCTCGGCAAGCACGCGATCCGGGCCCAGGACCGCTCCGGCTTCGTGGTCAACGCGCTGCTGGTGCCGTACCTGCTCTCGTCCATCCGGATGTTCGAGTCCGGCATCGCGAGCCGCGAGGACATCGACAACGGCATGGAGATGGGCTGCGCCCACCCGATGGGCCCGCTGAAGCTGTCCGACCTGATCGGCCTGGACACCATCGTCTCCATCGCGAACAGCATGTACGCCGAGTACAAGGAGCCGCTGTACGCCGCTCCCCCGCTGCTCCAGCGCATGGTCGAGGCCGGCCGGCTGGGCCGGAAGACCGGCTCGGGCTTCTACACGTACGGCTGA
- a CDS encoding NUDIX hydrolase codes for MQWTKQNEQTVYENRWFSVNLADVELPDGRHLDHFLIRLRPVAVATVVNRADEVLLLWRHRFITDSWGWELAAGVVEDGEDIAVAAARELEEETGWRPGTLRHLMTVEPSNGLTDARHHIYWSEEGEYVGHPVDDFESDRREWVPLKLVPDMIARGEVPAANMAAALLLLHHMRLSED; via the coding sequence GTGCAGTGGACGAAACAGAACGAACAAACTGTGTATGAAAACCGCTGGTTCAGCGTGAATCTCGCTGATGTCGAGCTGCCGGACGGCCGGCACCTCGACCACTTCCTGATACGGCTGCGGCCCGTGGCCGTGGCGACGGTGGTCAACCGGGCGGACGAGGTCCTCCTCCTGTGGCGGCACCGTTTCATCACCGACAGCTGGGGCTGGGAACTCGCGGCGGGAGTCGTCGAGGACGGCGAGGACATCGCCGTGGCGGCCGCCAGGGAACTGGAGGAGGAGACCGGCTGGCGGCCGGGAACCCTGCGCCATCTGATGACCGTGGAGCCGTCCAACGGCCTCACCGACGCCCGGCACCACATCTACTGGTCCGAGGAGGGCGAGTACGTGGGACACCCCGTGGACGACTTCGAGTCGGACCGCCGGGAGTGGGTCCCCCTCAAGCTCGTCCCGGACATGATCGCCCGCGGGGAGGTCCCGGCCGCCAACATGGCGGCCGCGTTACTCCTGCTGCACCACATGAGGCTCAGCGAAGACTAG
- a CDS encoding DUF1918 domain-containing protein, with protein sequence MRASAGDQLVQHGRVVGQHDQVSEVVQVLGPEGNPPYRVRFEDGHEAIMSPGPDCQVRHREIHEQH encoded by the coding sequence ATGCGTGCATCCGCGGGCGACCAGCTTGTCCAGCACGGCAGGGTGGTCGGACAGCACGACCAGGTCTCGGAAGTCGTCCAGGTACTCGGTCCCGAGGGCAACCCGCCCTACCGGGTCCGTTTCGAGGACGGCCACGAGGCCATCATGTCCCCCGGTCCCGACTGCCAGGTCAGGCACCGGGAGATCCACGAACAGCACTAG
- a CDS encoding PP2C family protein-serine/threonine phosphatase: MIRNKAGVPRSRRPRTTSRPRRRALALGLPTVWGAVAVGYKFGCPLAEQHALGARIVTSAVFFAVGTGLIVHVRRTLLRELRQARMVAGAAQSVLLRPLPPRLAGLNVAAAQLSADRGASIGGDLYEAVATEHGVRVVMGDVRGHGLSAIGTVAAVLGSFREAAHDEPELGRVLGRLDRALARHLRERARAEHPSSGQDPDSPVAEEFVTLLLLEITGDGGLRAINCGHPWPYLLSGARVEPLSAADPLPPLGPFPLPTDLTATDCGQLLDGESLVLFTDGAEDARSPKGHFFSLPEALREAVRDRPLSPQTILRAVFTALLHHTSGRPTDDIALLVLHHERRHPHPFPGARGTARANPTHPQPTTHG, from the coding sequence ATGATCCGCAACAAGGCTGGGGTTCCCCGCAGCAGGCGGCCCCGGACGACCTCACGGCCCAGGCGCCGTGCCCTCGCGCTGGGGCTGCCCACGGTGTGGGGCGCCGTCGCCGTCGGCTACAAATTCGGGTGCCCGCTGGCCGAGCAGCACGCGCTCGGCGCGCGGATCGTCACCAGCGCCGTGTTCTTCGCCGTCGGCACCGGTCTGATAGTCCATGTCCGCCGGACCCTGCTCAGGGAGCTGCGGCAGGCCCGCATGGTCGCCGGCGCCGCGCAGAGCGTGCTGCTGCGCCCGTTGCCGCCCCGGCTCGCCGGGCTGAACGTGGCGGCCGCCCAGCTCTCCGCCGACCGGGGCGCGAGCATCGGCGGCGATCTCTACGAGGCCGTCGCCACCGAGCACGGCGTGCGGGTCGTGATGGGCGACGTACGCGGGCACGGACTGTCGGCGATCGGTACGGTCGCCGCCGTCCTCGGCAGCTTCCGCGAGGCCGCCCACGACGAACCCGAACTGGGCCGGGTACTCGGCCGCCTGGACCGCGCCCTCGCCCGGCACCTACGAGAACGAGCCAGGGCCGAACACCCGTCCAGCGGCCAGGATCCGGACAGCCCGGTCGCCGAGGAGTTCGTCACCCTCCTGCTGCTGGAGATCACGGGAGACGGCGGGCTTCGGGCGATCAACTGCGGTCATCCCTGGCCGTACCTGCTGAGCGGTGCGCGCGTGGAGCCCCTGTCGGCGGCCGATCCGCTGCCGCCCCTCGGGCCCTTCCCGCTGCCGACGGACCTGACCGCAACCGACTGCGGCCAGTTGCTCGACGGCGAGTCGCTCGTCCTCTTCACGGACGGCGCGGAGGACGCGAGAAGCCCCAAGGGCCACTTCTTCTCCCTGCCGGAAGCGCTCAGGGAAGCGGTACGGGACCGCCCGCTCTCCCCTCAGACCATCCTCCGAGCGGTCTTCACCGCCTTGCTCCACCACACCAGCGGCCGCCCCACCGACGACATCGCGCTCCTGGTGCTTCACCACGAACGCCGGCACCCACACCCCTTCCCGGGGGCGCGCGGAACCGCGCGAGCGAACCCCACGCACCCGCAGCCGACGACGCACGGCTAG